The Leptospira andrefontaineae genome has a segment encoding these proteins:
- a CDS encoding MFS transporter → MKEQTLSNRTMAGYASAEVGITAVETMAQIYLLDFYVSTVGLKPSLFGLAMLIAILWDAISDPIMGYISDRTSFANGRRRPYILIGGFLLGLGAYFLFTPPELETQGHKFLYLVITYFLTNTFMTMIAVPHISLGGEISVTPGERNRIFGWRLFFANLGLLSGLLLPAIWVSFGKDGFVSRSFSSGSIWVILCFVSYFSYIFTKGRDFPYRKPLTNHISVGENILSFFQSASFILRNRYFLPLLLAFIVATAARTLNSSLGLLYYKERLLLEDSQVVVRILLPFVFFLTISIPLWVYLAKKFGKKRPAFWGSFLLGVMTIILYPILPQGSYEVPLIAAFLGGMFAGSILLFDSLVADVVDYDELLTGEKREGAYFGFWKMATKIIRAIGFAFLGFLLETIGYQAGAQIQNPELGWRITLIFGPIVGSLFVIASLIFTRMELTSEVHAKIQELLSRKKNIQKRRSSGTPAG, encoded by the coding sequence ATGAAAGAACAAACTCTTTCGAATCGTACCATGGCAGGTTACGCTTCTGCAGAAGTGGGTATCACTGCCGTGGAAACCATGGCCCAGATCTATCTTCTGGATTTTTATGTTTCTACAGTAGGATTAAAACCTTCTTTATTCGGTTTGGCGATGTTGATTGCTATCTTATGGGATGCGATCAGCGATCCTATTATGGGATATATCTCAGATCGAACTAGTTTCGCAAATGGAAGAAGAAGGCCTTATATTTTAATCGGCGGATTTTTGCTTGGATTGGGCGCTTACTTTCTTTTCACCCCTCCTGAGTTGGAAACCCAAGGTCATAAGTTTTTGTACTTGGTAATCACATACTTTCTTACGAATACATTTATGACAATGATCGCGGTTCCTCATATTAGCTTAGGAGGTGAGATCAGTGTTACGCCTGGAGAAAGAAATCGGATCTTTGGTTGGAGATTATTTTTTGCTAATCTTGGTCTTTTGTCGGGACTACTTCTTCCTGCGATCTGGGTTTCATTCGGGAAAGACGGATTTGTATCCAGGAGTTTTTCTTCCGGGAGTATCTGGGTTATATTATGTTTTGTTTCTTATTTTTCTTATATTTTTACGAAAGGGAGAGATTTTCCATATCGTAAACCTTTAACAAACCATATTTCTGTCGGAGAAAATATCTTATCCTTTTTTCAATCTGCAAGTTTTATATTAAGAAATCGTTATTTTCTGCCTTTACTTTTAGCGTTTATAGTCGCAACTGCTGCAAGGACCTTAAATTCTTCTTTGGGACTTTTGTACTATAAGGAAAGATTACTGCTCGAGGATTCTCAAGTGGTGGTACGTATCCTTCTTCCTTTTGTTTTCTTTCTTACGATCTCTATTCCACTTTGGGTGTACTTAGCAAAAAAATTCGGGAAGAAGAGACCTGCATTTTGGGGAAGTTTCCTACTTGGAGTTATGACAATCATCTTGTATCCTATCTTGCCCCAAGGATCTTATGAGGTACCGTTGATTGCCGCATTTCTTGGCGGGATGTTTGCGGGATCCATTCTTCTTTTCGATTCGTTGGTGGCAGATGTAGTGGATTATGACGAACTTCTGACAGGAGAAAAAAGAGAAGGTGCCTATTTTGGATTTTGGAAGATGGCAACCAAGATCATTCGGGCTATCGGCTTCGCATTTTTAGGATTTTTATTAGAAACAATCGGATACCAGGCAGGGGCACAGATTCAAAACCCGGAACTTGGCTGGAGAATAACTTTAATATTTGGACCTATTGTAGGAAGTTTATTTGTTATAGCTTCTTTGATCTTTACCAGAATGGAACTGACTTCCGAAGTTCATGCAAAAATACAGGAACTTCTATCAAGAAAAAAGAATATTCAAAAAAGAAGAAGTTCCGGCACTCCGGCCGGATAA
- a CDS encoding alanine racemase codes for MYRKGSNHGLLWIFAVALLLIVFIKPKDNGASYTSYFQDLNTELKQNGPGKPIVLLDLDRLDSNLKLLKEKIKPPLSYRVVVKSLPSLDLLKYIVNATGSKRLMVFHSGDIIMLLNDPEFQKFDILLGKPMPIAALENIYSKTKKENFQNVQWLVDTSTRVSQYLDFAKKKDLKLKLSLEIDIGLHRGGFSKPEDSISALEILHTNPKNLELSGYMGYEPHVASVPVIFGDKISAMEKSLLNSLDKYSNFVKLGKEKFPNLFQKDLIFNGGGSKTYSFYQKNPGVVNDVSLGSALVKPTDFDVESLEEHSPAVYIATPVLKKLEGTKIPFLESLSFLFPIWNPNQEVTYFIYGGAFSAKKESPKGLEDNSLFGSSTNQSILNGSKATSLDPDDHVFFRPTQSEKVMAEMGEIYLVRSGKLSGTWKTFIN; via the coding sequence ATGTATAGAAAAGGGTCTAATCACGGATTACTTTGGATCTTTGCAGTCGCACTTTTACTAATTGTTTTTATTAAGCCCAAAGATAACGGCGCTTCTTACACCTCGTATTTCCAGGATCTAAATACTGAACTCAAACAAAATGGTCCAGGGAAACCGATCGTATTACTCGACTTAGATCGTTTGGATTCGAATCTAAAACTTCTGAAAGAAAAGATCAAACCACCTTTATCTTATAGAGTTGTGGTAAAATCTCTTCCTTCTTTGGATCTACTTAAGTATATCGTAAATGCAACGGGTTCCAAAAGATTGATGGTATTTCATTCCGGTGATATCATCATGTTATTGAATGATCCAGAATTCCAAAAATTTGATATTCTTTTGGGAAAACCGATGCCGATCGCCGCTTTGGAAAATATATACTCCAAAACCAAAAAAGAGAATTTTCAAAATGTACAATGGTTGGTAGATACTTCTACTCGCGTCAGTCAATACTTAGATTTTGCAAAGAAGAAGGACCTAAAATTAAAACTAAGTTTAGAGATCGATATTGGATTACACAGAGGAGGATTTTCTAAACCGGAAGATTCTATTTCCGCGTTGGAAATCCTACATACAAATCCTAAAAATCTAGAACTTTCCGGTTATATGGGATACGAACCACATGTTGCTTCTGTTCCCGTGATCTTTGGAGATAAGATCTCCGCCATGGAAAAGTCCCTCTTAAACTCATTAGATAAATATTCTAATTTCGTAAAGTTAGGAAAGGAAAAGTTCCCGAATTTATTCCAAAAGGACCTAATATTTAACGGTGGAGGAAGTAAAACTTATAGCTTCTATCAAAAAAATCCAGGAGTGGTTAACGATGTATCCTTAGGTTCCGCCTTGGTAAAACCTACAGACTTCGATGTGGAAAGTTTAGAAGAACATAGTCCTGCAGTGTATATCGCAACTCCAGTTTTGAAAAAATTAGAAGGGACTAAAATTCCTTTCTTGGAATCTTTATCCTTTCTATTTCCGATCTGGAATCCGAACCAAGAAGTAACGTACTTTATTTACGGAGGAGCATTCTCCGCGAAAAAAGAATCTCCAAAAGGACTCGAGGACAATTCTTTATTCGGGTCAAGCACCAACCAAAGTATTCTAAATGGATCTAAGGCGACTTCCTTAGATCCAGACGATCATGTGTTTTTTAGACCTACACAAAGTGAAAAGGTAATGGCGGAGATGGGAGAGATCTATCTGGTTCGTTCCGGCAAATTGAGTGGTACTTGGAAAACTTTTATCAATTAA
- a CDS encoding trimeric intracellular cation channel family protein — MDLSYFFNLAGVTVFAVSGALAAAEKKTYHADAFSVFFTGFITAIGGGTLRDITLGNYPVSWVSDSNVLWAIFTGFAITFIFPRFLIRMKTGIFFFDTVGIGIYTVIGTRISLLSGVNPFAAAILGMVSAVFGGVIRDTLINEVPMIFRREIYATACLAGAILYIVLDKFEVNGSLNTAVSALLVIIVRMIAVRFNLSLPKFRLPE; from the coding sequence GTGGATCTTTCTTATTTTTTCAATTTGGCCGGGGTCACTGTATTTGCTGTGTCCGGTGCCTTGGCCGCTGCGGAAAAAAAGACCTATCATGCCGACGCATTCAGCGTGTTCTTCACTGGATTTATCACTGCGATTGGTGGTGGAACATTAAGAGATATTACACTCGGAAATTATCCAGTCTCTTGGGTTTCCGACTCCAATGTGCTTTGGGCTATATTTACAGGTTTTGCGATCACATTCATATTTCCTAGATTTTTGATCAGAATGAAAACCGGGATTTTCTTTTTCGATACGGTTGGGATAGGGATCTATACTGTGATCGGAACTAGGATCTCATTACTCAGCGGAGTAAATCCATTTGCAGCTGCTATCTTAGGAATGGTATCTGCAGTATTCGGAGGAGTGATCCGAGACACTCTCATTAACGAAGTCCCGATGATATTCAGAAGAGAAATTTATGCAACTGCATGTTTGGCAGGAGCAATCTTATACATTGTATTAGATAAATTCGAAGTGAACGGAAGTTTAAACACTGCTGTCTCCGCCTTACTTGTGATCATAGTTAGAATGATCGCAGTCCGATTTAATCTATCTCTTCCTAAATTCCGTTTGCCTGAATAG
- a CDS encoding SDR family oxidoreductase, with the protein MNILITGASGGLGKNLAEKAYALGHNILLTNLNEKALKDYVTKQKFDKNRVLISKLDVTSPSDWKKVMDLVYKKWGKLDILMNVAGYLLPGYIENVSPKDIDRHIDINAKGLMYGTREASIRMIAQGGGHIINIASLAGVAPIPGISLYSTSKFAVRGFSLAVAQELRPKKVFVSVVCPDAIQTPMLDLQKDYEEASMTFSGNRYLKTEEVTDIIFNKVIANKPMEVLIPGSRGFLAKVGSFLPGLNALLSPSLMGKGKKKQKTYKKS; encoded by the coding sequence ATGAATATACTCATCACTGGTGCAAGCGGTGGTTTAGGCAAAAATCTGGCGGAGAAAGCGTATGCTTTAGGCCATAATATTCTTCTTACCAATCTGAACGAAAAAGCCCTGAAAGATTACGTTACTAAACAAAAGTTTGATAAGAATAGGGTTTTGATCTCAAAGTTAGATGTGACTTCTCCATCCGATTGGAAGAAGGTTATGGATCTTGTTTATAAAAAATGGGGGAAGCTGGATATTCTGATGAATGTGGCCGGTTATCTTCTTCCTGGTTACATTGAGAATGTAAGTCCTAAGGATATAGACAGACATATCGATATCAACGCCAAAGGTTTGATGTACGGAACTAGAGAAGCTTCTATCCGAATGATTGCACAAGGGGGAGGGCATATTATAAATATTGCATCTTTGGCCGGTGTTGCCCCTATTCCTGGAATTTCTCTTTATTCTACTTCTAAATTTGCGGTCAGAGGATTTTCCTTAGCTGTTGCTCAAGAACTAAGACCCAAAAAAGTATTTGTAAGTGTGGTTTGCCCGGATGCTATCCAAACTCCAATGTTAGATCTTCAAAAAGATTATGAAGAAGCTTCCATGACATTCTCCGGCAACAGATATCTCAAAACGGAAGAAGTAACTGATATTATCTTTAATAAAGTGATCGCGAACAAACCTATGGAAGTTTTAATCCCTGGCTCCAGAGGATTTTTGGCTAAAGTCGGAAGTTTCCTCCCTGGTTTGAATGCATTACTCAGTCCTTCTCTTATGGGTAAAGGAAAGAAAAAACAGAAGACCTACAAAAAGAGTTAA
- a CDS encoding adenylate/guanylate cyclase domain-containing protein gives MVQKQKFPALPFRSLLFISFFLFSFYSLGSQEEEPIPGWKDLDLKRLEWESVQGFKPEFKSGFEPTEPGYLKIEKFPIVLNQLYKTPVSDKVQEFTIQTKFNLNFDPKAQVFLNPIRLYLNFIGENWEIYLNGHLLQKEIHLNSDRKMQIRKTLRDMELQVDSSILQAGENKLVFHMLGDAPAVHLSEEDYPVLSPVFTPTNVDLGFYLDGDYTLGVEYDFSKKIGVLLNLSLNTIYIFFGLYHLLIFSKRRTDKYNLYFGVFSISMAVYSLSRSTIIFDFIQDSTWITRIEYGSVSLLAPLFLLFLHDYFYGSTLPNKAILAITGWSFAIFLFSFFAPFQYLMISLRAWQISILPSLIYLLYFMGKAVYLRKKDASLMAISMFIIVFISGYDVLDSMFFQSGIRFTQFAYLLFVISLTTILANRFIDLYKQSEELNIELSHQKLELARQKNAFFRFVPMQFLSVLGKDSAVDVNLGDSALREMSVLFTDIRSFTTISEKMTPEENFKFINGYLAKMEPLIQKYEGFVDKFMGDAILALFSAERVIHSENNWEGKSAADRAVLAAIDMRRRVRELEEEVKGNHGHVKGVRIGIGINTGNLMLGTVGSSHRLDTTVIGDTVNVASRLESLTNLYKADILITQNTLSSLTIADELAIREVDSVVVKGKSQPIIIYEIYESDDPHIRKLKDATLALISRGIILYKVGNFKEALQNFEQALKVYPEDIVAILYRKRCQEYIEAPPVGNWVGVQHLLEK, from the coding sequence ATGGTGCAAAAACAAAAATTTCCGGCTTTACCTTTCAGATCTTTACTCTTCATTTCTTTTTTCTTATTCTCTTTTTATTCCCTGGGTTCTCAGGAAGAAGAGCCCATTCCTGGTTGGAAGGACCTGGATCTAAAAAGATTGGAATGGGAATCCGTACAAGGATTTAAACCAGAATTCAAATCCGGCTTCGAGCCTACAGAACCTGGGTATTTAAAAATAGAAAAATTCCCGATCGTTCTAAACCAGCTCTATAAAACTCCAGTATCAGACAAGGTCCAAGAGTTTACCATCCAGACAAAATTCAATTTAAACTTTGATCCTAAGGCCCAAGTTTTTTTGAATCCGATCCGACTTTATTTAAATTTTATAGGAGAGAACTGGGAAATTTACTTAAACGGTCATCTTCTCCAAAAAGAGATCCATTTGAACTCGGACAGAAAGATGCAGATCCGAAAAACTCTTAGGGATATGGAATTACAGGTGGACTCAAGTATCCTGCAAGCTGGAGAAAACAAACTAGTATTTCATATGTTGGGGGATGCACCAGCGGTTCATCTTTCTGAAGAAGATTATCCTGTACTTTCTCCTGTGTTCACACCTACGAATGTGGATCTTGGATTTTATTTAGATGGGGATTATACGTTAGGAGTTGAATACGATTTTTCTAAGAAGATCGGAGTTTTACTTAATCTAAGTTTAAATACGATCTATATATTTTTCGGATTGTATCATCTTCTTATTTTTTCAAAAAGAAGAACTGACAAATATAATTTATACTTTGGTGTTTTTTCGATCTCCATGGCGGTTTACTCATTGAGTAGATCCACGATCATTTTTGATTTTATACAAGATAGCACTTGGATTACAAGAATTGAATATGGTTCCGTATCCTTGCTCGCACCTTTATTTTTGCTATTTCTTCATGATTATTTTTACGGCTCTACTTTACCGAATAAGGCGATACTTGCTATTACTGGATGGAGTTTTGCAATATTCTTATTCTCCTTCTTCGCTCCATTCCAATATTTGATGATCAGTTTAAGGGCATGGCAGATCTCTATTCTGCCTTCTCTTATTTATCTATTGTACTTCATGGGAAAAGCCGTTTATCTGCGGAAAAAAGACGCTTCTCTTATGGCGATCAGTATGTTCATCATCGTATTCATCTCAGGTTACGATGTGTTGGATTCTATGTTCTTCCAGTCCGGAATTAGATTCACACAATTTGCATATCTTCTATTTGTAATTTCTTTAACTACCATACTTGCAAACAGGTTCATAGATCTATATAAACAATCCGAAGAATTGAACATTGAACTCAGCCATCAAAAACTGGAATTGGCAAGACAGAAGAATGCTTTCTTCCGTTTCGTTCCTATGCAATTCTTAAGTGTGCTTGGAAAAGATTCTGCGGTGGATGTAAACTTAGGAGATTCAGCGTTAAGAGAGATGAGTGTTCTATTCACGGACATTCGTTCTTTTACTACAATCTCCGAGAAGATGACTCCTGAGGAAAATTTTAAATTTATCAACGGCTATCTTGCTAAGATGGAACCTCTGATCCAAAAGTATGAGGGTTTTGTGGATAAGTTTATGGGAGATGCGATCCTTGCATTATTCTCCGCAGAAAGAGTGATCCATTCCGAGAACAATTGGGAAGGTAAGTCTGCGGCGGACAGGGCGGTTCTTGCAGCCATCGATATGAGAAGAAGGGTCCGAGAACTCGAAGAAGAAGTAAAGGGTAATCACGGACATGTAAAAGGTGTTCGGATCGGTATCGGAATTAATACAGGGAATCTGATGTTAGGGACTGTAGGTTCTTCCCATAGACTGGACACAACTGTAATTGGCGACACAGTAAACGTTGCATCTCGTTTAGAAAGTCTTACAAATTTGTATAAGGCGGATATCCTAATCACTCAAAATACTTTGTCTAGTCTTACTATCGCAGATGAACTTGCGATCAGAGAAGTGGACTCTGTGGTGGTCAAAGGGAAAAGCCAACCTATCATCATCTACGAAATTTATGAATCGGACGATCCTCATATTCGCAAACTGAAAGACGCTACTCTGGCTTTGATCTCTAGAGGGATCATTCTATATAAGGTAGGAAATTTTAAGGAAGCCTTGCAGAATTTCGAGCAAGCCCTAAAAGTTTATCCGGAAGATATAGTGGCCATTTTATATAGAAAACGTTGCCAAGAATATATAGAAGCTCCGCCGGTTGGGAATTGGGTCGGAGTACAACATCTTTTGGAAAAGTAG
- a CDS encoding peroxiredoxin, whose translation MSDSWEGKKLPEVSLSSSAGNTVNLPKDSAGSWTLLYFYPKDDTPGCTKQACSYRDNLEKFTQAGAKVYGISSDSLDSHKQFIDKFNLSFPLLSDPKQTLSGPLGVYGDQEWQGRVFKGLSRDSFLVGPDGTIRKVWRKVDPTKTVAETLEEILKEAGA comes from the coding sequence ATGTCCGACTCATGGGAAGGTAAAAAATTACCAGAAGTAAGTTTATCTAGCTCTGCAGGAAACACAGTAAATCTACCAAAAGACTCCGCAGGATCTTGGACCTTATTGTATTTTTATCCGAAAGACGATACCCCGGGCTGTACAAAACAAGCCTGCTCTTATAGAGACAATTTGGAAAAGTTCACTCAAGCAGGAGCAAAGGTCTATGGGATCAGTTCCGACTCGTTGGATAGTCATAAACAATTTATTGACAAATTCAATCTAAGTTTCCCTCTTCTATCCGATCCGAAACAAACTTTGAGCGGTCCTTTAGGAGTTTATGGAGATCAGGAATGGCAAGGTAGAGTATTCAAAGGACTTTCCAGAGATAGCTTTTTGGTAGGACCTGATGGAACCATCCGCAAAGTATGGAGAAAAGTGGATCCCACTAAAACTGTCGCAGAGACTTTAGAGGAGATCTTAAAAGAGGCCGGTGCCTAA
- a CDS encoding M61 family metallopeptidase, whose protein sequence is MIVKYTLDTYQPHRHLLKVEMEVHPDKQETYLCIPNWSPGSYKIRDYSKSIHQVQFIQPKSGWNLEQTDLDTWKVSSKGETFKISYLVYGFEHTVRTNYFTSDFILVHPPATFLYPKDRLDLEPELTWKNLSPFRFCYTGLKKKEGSKQTWKAKNFDEFFDCPILLTNEKQISFNVEGCEFDLVILGDIETKDKKKISKDLATIVETQIRLMAGTENKYYLFVLDMSDNLYGGLEHLNCSINQFDPNGWSNPDNYRTLLELLSHEYFHHWNVKRIRPIALGPFDYQKPNLTKELWIAEGVTSFFDAYFLLLCGSYSPQQYLNKLWKDIQELEESFGESWMSLEDSSFTAWTKYYNRPFDPNFSNTGISYYTKGAILSLSMHLHILKETKGKKSLVDIMIALNKQYHQEKKRGFTKAEFFQTAKKATGLDLKLEFDPYIIDPKRIPIEKYLHLIGVERTASKPKIELGFRVKEERGRMIVSKILLSKSVKETDINLGDEWIAIGDRRILPGNFKELLNQYQPGKKADLLLSRRGKILKRKIKFDSSPSGNELWIDEKAKDSVKELREVFLNLGKEPKVSKPSSKKTKSK, encoded by the coding sequence GTGATCGTAAAATACACTCTAGATACATACCAACCGCATAGACATTTATTAAAGGTGGAAATGGAAGTCCACCCAGACAAACAGGAAACATATCTTTGTATTCCGAATTGGTCCCCTGGCTCTTATAAGATCCGAGATTATTCTAAATCCATTCACCAAGTCCAATTTATACAGCCCAAGTCCGGTTGGAATCTTGAACAAACAGATCTAGATACTTGGAAAGTTTCTTCTAAGGGCGAAACATTCAAAATTTCTTATCTAGTTTATGGGTTCGAGCACACTGTAAGAACCAATTATTTCACCAGTGATTTTATTTTAGTACATCCTCCTGCAACATTCTTATATCCGAAGGATCGTTTAGATCTGGAACCTGAGTTAACTTGGAAGAATCTATCACCTTTTCGTTTTTGTTATACAGGATTAAAGAAGAAGGAAGGTTCCAAACAAACCTGGAAAGCAAAGAACTTCGACGAATTTTTCGACTGTCCGATTCTTCTTACAAATGAAAAGCAGATCAGTTTTAATGTGGAAGGATGTGAATTTGATCTAGTTATCCTGGGAGATATCGAAACAAAAGACAAGAAGAAGATCTCCAAGGACCTGGCTACCATTGTAGAGACCCAGATCAGACTTATGGCCGGAACGGAGAATAAGTATTATTTATTCGTTTTAGACATGAGCGATAATCTATACGGTGGATTGGAACATTTAAACTGCAGTATCAATCAATTCGATCCGAATGGATGGTCTAATCCGGATAATTACAGAACTCTTTTAGAACTTTTATCTCATGAATATTTCCATCACTGGAATGTGAAAAGAATTCGCCCGATCGCACTTGGACCTTTCGATTACCAAAAACCGAACTTAACAAAAGAATTATGGATCGCAGAAGGGGTTACAAGCTTCTTCGATGCATATTTTCTACTTCTTTGCGGGAGCTATTCTCCCCAACAATATTTGAATAAACTTTGGAAAGATATACAAGAGCTGGAAGAATCTTTTGGAGAATCCTGGATGAGTCTGGAAGATTCCAGTTTTACCGCTTGGACCAAATATTATAATCGCCCTTTCGATCCTAATTTTTCAAATACAGGGATCTCTTATTATACAAAGGGTGCGATTCTATCATTAAGTATGCATCTTCATATCCTCAAAGAAACCAAAGGCAAAAAATCCTTGGTGGATATAATGATCGCCTTAAATAAACAGTACCATCAGGAGAAAAAAAGAGGGTTTACCAAGGCAGAATTTTTCCAAACCGCGAAGAAAGCTACCGGCCTGGATCTGAAATTGGAATTCGATCCTTATATTATTGATCCGAAACGTATTCCTATCGAGAAGTATCTACATTTGATCGGAGTAGAAAGAACTGCTTCGAAACCTAAAATAGAATTAGGATTTAGGGTGAAGGAAGAAAGAGGAAGAATGATCGTAAGTAAAATTCTTCTCTCCAAATCCGTAAAAGAAACTGATATCAATCTAGGCGATGAATGGATCGCGATAGGTGATAGAAGAATTCTTCCAGGTAACTTTAAAGAATTATTAAATCAGTACCAGCCTGGAAAAAAAGCAGACCTTCTTCTTTCCAGAAGAGGAAAGATCTTAAAAAGAAAGATCAAATTTGATTCTTCTCCTTCCGGAAATGAACTTTGGATTGATGAAAAAGCAAAAGATTCGGTTAAAGAATTGAGAGAAGTATTTTTGAATTTGGGAAAAGAACCTAAAGTTTCGAAACCTTCTTCTAAGAAGACTAAATCGAAGTAA
- a CDS encoding SDR family NAD(P)-dependent oxidoreductase gives MFTILITGGSGGLGRALVSELGNSGYKILNWDLVSPDKLHPNEIFQKIDLTSSDELENACNRLKSETSSSIRGFIHCAGYGGPYHKITEVSLEEWDRIFSINLRSAFQITKSLLPIFSAQEFGRFVYIASSLSVQGSALSVAYSSSKHGVIGFMKSIAAEWGEKGITSNAVSPGYMETKMGIQEDQVDDHRKKIIEMTPVKKIASPEEIARVVSFLISSESGYINGANWTVDGGITSI, from the coding sequence ATGTTTACAATTTTAATCACTGGAGGAAGTGGGGGCCTTGGCCGCGCTCTTGTTTCCGAATTAGGAAATTCTGGATATAAGATCCTAAATTGGGATCTAGTTTCTCCGGACAAACTTCATCCAAACGAAATATTCCAAAAAATAGATCTGACTTCTTCCGATGAATTGGAGAATGCTTGCAATCGTCTGAAGTCTGAAACTTCTTCTTCTATCCGAGGATTTATACATTGCGCGGGTTACGGCGGCCCTTATCATAAAATCACCGAAGTTTCTTTGGAAGAATGGGACAGGATCTTTTCCATCAACCTTCGCTCCGCTTTTCAAATTACAAAATCGTTACTTCCGATTTTCAGCGCACAAGAATTCGGAAGATTTGTTTATATAGCTTCTTCTTTGTCTGTGCAAGGGAGTGCGCTGTCTGTTGCTTATTCTTCTTCCAAACATGGGGTCATAGGTTTTATGAAATCTATCGCTGCTGAATGGGGAGAAAAAGGGATCACATCTAACGCAGTAAGTCCAGGTTATATGGAAACCAAAATGGGGATCCAAGAAGATCAGGTAGATGATCATCGCAAAAAGATAATAGAGATGACACCTGTTAAGAAGATCGCTTCTCCGGAAGAGATTGCAAGAGTTGTGTCTTTTTTAATTTCTTCCGAGTCCGGTTATATCAATGGTGCAAACTGGACTGTTGACGGAGGAATTACTTCGATTTAG
- the argB gene encoding acetylglutamate kinase has translation MEHSFERVNNILEALPYITKYSGKTVVIKYGGAAMAKADLKESFAKDIVLLKYVGIHPVIVHGGGPEINRLLDSLNIPTEFVHGHRVTNEETMDVVEMVLTGKVNKQIVSMINKEGGNAVGLSGKDGNLAVASKTKIEIDVEGKKSELVDVGLVGKIDKIDPTVILSLQEKGFIPVISPVAESASGESLNINADTFAGELAGALKAEKLILLTDTSGILIDGKLVTGLNRALVKDYIRKGDITGGMIPKVECCLSAIDQGVRRTHIIDGRVPHSILIEIFTDQGIGSLIE, from the coding sequence ATGGAACATTCCTTTGAGAGGGTCAACAATATTCTGGAGGCCCTTCCCTATATTACAAAATACTCCGGGAAAACTGTGGTCATCAAGTATGGTGGAGCCGCAATGGCAAAGGCAGACTTAAAGGAATCCTTCGCAAAAGATATCGTTCTTCTAAAATATGTAGGCATCCATCCAGTCATCGTTCATGGAGGTGGGCCGGAGATTAACAGGCTTCTAGACAGCCTGAATATTCCAACTGAGTTTGTTCATGGTCATAGAGTCACAAACGAAGAGACTATGGACGTGGTGGAGATGGTTCTCACAGGAAAAGTTAATAAACAGATCGTTTCCATGATCAATAAAGAAGGTGGAAATGCTGTCGGGCTTTCTGGAAAAGACGGAAATCTAGCGGTCGCCTCGAAGACAAAAATAGAAATAGATGTAGAAGGAAAAAAATCCGAACTAGTCGATGTAGGTCTTGTGGGTAAGATCGACAAAATAGATCCTACAGTCATTTTATCTCTCCAGGAAAAAGGTTTTATCCCAGTCATTTCTCCTGTGGCTGAATCTGCATCAGGAGAATCTTTAAATATAAACGCGGATACTTTTGCGGGAGAATTGGCGGGCGCTCTCAAAGCAGAGAAGCTGATCCTTCTTACAGATACGAGTGGGATCCTGATAGACGGGAAACTTGTAACAGGTTTGAACCGGGCCTTAGTAAAAGATTATATTCGAAAAGGAGATATCACCGGAGGAATGATCCCTAAAGTAGAATGTTGTCTTTCTGCGATCGATCAAGGAGTGAGAAGGACTCATATTATTGACGGAAGAGTCCCCCATTCTATCTTAATCGAAATCTTTACTGATCAAGGGATCGGTTCCTTGATCGAATAA